A DNA window from Halomonas zincidurans B6 contains the following coding sequences:
- a CDS encoding glyceraldehyde-3-phosphate dehydrogenase: MDQDKASQDARDICFQEWQENEALAEEMIPLLGQLYRKYNVVPSLYGRSLIIRSVIRILKNHRYVKKVEGTELSVRDTLPFIKAMTELELGPAHIDLGKLVVAFKRSGRSDVKAYLGEELGELVGAHGTNGMGGAPKDVVLYGFGRIGRILARILVEKAGGGNLLRLRAIVVRGAGDDLEKRASLLRRDSVHGPFAGSISVDHENSALIANGQVIKVIHADSPADIDYTEYDINNALVVDNTGKWRDEEGLSQHLASKGVAKVMLTAPGKGNLKNIVYGINHTDIGDDDRIISAASCTTNAIVPVLKAINDEFGISHGHVETVHSYTNDQNLIDNYHKGDRRGRSAPLNMVLTETGAAKAVAKALPELAGKLTGNAIRVPTPNVSMAILNLNLARPADVASVNAYLRQVSLDSPLHKQIDYVDSPEVVSSDFVGNRHAGIVDAKATIVDGNNAVLYVWYDNEFGYSCQVVRILQSMSNVNFLYLPRTRD; this comes from the coding sequence TTGTACCGCAAGTACAATGTGGTGCCGTCGCTGTACGGTCGTTCGCTGATCATCCGTTCGGTGATCCGCATCCTCAAGAACCACCGCTACGTCAAGAAGGTCGAAGGGACCGAGCTGTCGGTGCGCGATACCTTGCCGTTCATCAAGGCGATGACCGAACTCGAACTGGGGCCGGCGCACATCGATCTGGGCAAGCTGGTCGTCGCCTTCAAGCGCAGCGGCCGCAGCGATGTCAAGGCCTACCTGGGCGAGGAACTCGGCGAGCTGGTCGGCGCTCACGGTACCAACGGCATGGGCGGCGCACCCAAGGATGTGGTGCTCTACGGCTTCGGGCGTATCGGGCGTATTCTGGCGCGGATCCTGGTCGAGAAGGCGGGCGGCGGCAATCTGCTGCGGCTGCGCGCCATCGTCGTGCGCGGCGCAGGCGACGATCTGGAGAAGCGCGCCAGCCTGCTGCGGCGCGACTCGGTACACGGGCCTTTCGCCGGCTCGATCAGCGTCGATCATGAGAACAGCGCGCTGATCGCCAACGGCCAGGTCATCAAGGTCATTCACGCCGATTCGCCGGCAGACATCGATTACACCGAGTACGACATCAACAATGCGCTGGTGGTCGACAATACCGGCAAGTGGCGAGACGAGGAGGGCCTATCGCAGCACCTGGCCAGCAAGGGCGTCGCCAAGGTGATGCTCACCGCGCCGGGCAAGGGCAACCTCAAGAACATCGTCTATGGCATCAACCACACGGACATCGGCGACGACGACCGCATCATTTCGGCGGCGTCCTGCACCACCAACGCCATCGTTCCGGTACTCAAGGCGATCAACGACGAGTTCGGCATCAGCCATGGCCATGTCGAGACGGTGCACTCCTATACCAACGATCAGAATTTGATCGACAACTACCACAAGGGCGACCGCCGCGGACGCAGCGCGCCGCTCAACATGGTGCTGACCGAGACCGGCGCCGCCAAGGCGGTCGCCAAGGCATTGCCCGAACTTGCCGGCAAGCTGACCGGTAACGCCATTCGCGTGCCTACGCCGAACGTCTCGATGGCGATTCTCAATCTCAACCTGGCCAGGCCGGCCGACGTGGCAAGCGTCAACGCCTACCTGCGCCAGGTGTCGCTCGATTCACCGCTGCACAAGCAGATCGATTACGTCGATTCGCCGGAAGTGGTGTCGTCCGACTTCGTCGGCAACCGTCACGCGGGGATCGTCGATGCCAAGGCGACCATCGTCGATGGCAACAATGCCGTGCTGTACGTCTGGTACGACAACGAATTTGGCTATAGCTGTCAGGTGGTGCGGATCCTGCAGTCGATGTCCAACGTCAATTTTCTCTACCTGCCGCGTACCCGCGATTGA
- a CDS encoding Na(+)-translocating NADH-quinone reductase subunit A, protein MIEVKRGLDLPIAGAPEQRIEDARPVRHVAVLGSDYVGMKPTMEIREGDRVKLGQRLFTDKKIPGVCFTAPAAGEVVAINRGEKRRLLSVVIKVDEQGEQVAFTAHGAAALESLERQAVVDQLVESGLWTALRTRPYSRTPALDAQPTNIFVTAIDTHPLAADPALVISEQPEAFSQGLKVLKRLTEGRVFLCHAPDASLPGSDVAGIQAESFKGAHPAGLVGTHIHYLSPVSLTRQVWHVGYQDVIAIGKLFAEGILDTRRVVAIGGPLANRPRLVRSRLGASLRELLDGEIGEAESDARVISGSVFGGNIAEGALSYLGRFHQQVSLLEEGTKRAFMGWLSPGRNKHSVLGIYLSRFTGLGKFAPTTTTNGSERAMVPVGSYETVMPLDILPTQLLRSLIVGDIEMAMQLGCLELDEEDLALCTYVCPGKYEYGPILRDNLTTIEKEA, encoded by the coding sequence ATGATCGAAGTCAAACGAGGCCTGGATCTCCCCATTGCGGGGGCGCCGGAACAGCGTATCGAGGATGCGCGGCCGGTGCGCCATGTGGCCGTCCTGGGCTCCGACTACGTCGGCATGAAGCCGACCATGGAGATCCGGGAAGGGGACCGGGTGAAGCTTGGCCAGCGCTTGTTCACCGACAAGAAGATTCCCGGCGTGTGCTTTACCGCGCCAGCGGCCGGGGAAGTGGTCGCCATCAACCGTGGCGAGAAACGTCGCTTGCTGTCGGTGGTGATCAAGGTGGACGAGCAGGGCGAACAGGTCGCGTTCACCGCGCATGGCGCCGCGGCGCTTGAGAGCCTGGAACGCCAGGCGGTCGTCGATCAACTGGTCGAGTCCGGGCTGTGGACCGCGCTGCGCACCCGGCCCTATTCGCGCACGCCGGCGCTCGACGCCCAGCCGACGAATATCTTCGTGACGGCGATCGACACCCATCCGCTGGCGGCCGATCCGGCGCTGGTGATCAGCGAGCAGCCCGAGGCGTTCAGCCAGGGGCTGAAGGTTCTCAAGCGGCTCACCGAGGGGCGGGTGTTCCTGTGCCATGCGCCCGATGCCAGCCTGCCGGGCAGCGATGTCGCCGGCATCCAGGCCGAAAGCTTCAAGGGCGCGCATCCCGCCGGCTTGGTCGGCACGCACATCCATTATCTGTCGCCGGTCAGCCTGACGCGTCAGGTCTGGCACGTTGGCTATCAGGACGTGATCGCCATCGGCAAGTTGTTCGCCGAAGGCATCCTCGATACGCGCCGGGTGGTGGCGATCGGCGGGCCGTTGGCCAATCGCCCGCGGCTGGTGCGCAGCCGGCTGGGGGCGAGCCTTCGCGAACTGCTCGACGGCGAGATCGGCGAGGCGGAAAGCGATGCCCGGGTCATCTCTGGCTCGGTGTTCGGCGGCAACATCGCCGAAGGCGCACTGAGCTACCTGGGGCGTTTTCATCAGCAGGTCAGTCTGCTTGAAGAGGGCACCAAGCGCGCCTTCATGGGCTGGCTGTCGCCGGGGCGCAACAAGCACTCGGTGCTCGGTATCTACCTGTCGCGGTTTACCGGGCTCGGCAAGTTCGCGCCGACCACCACCACCAATGGCTCCGAGCGCGCCATGGTGCCGGTGGGCTCCTACGAGACGGTAATGCCGCTGGACATCCTGCCGACTCAGTTGCTGCGCTCGTTGATTGTCGGCGACATCGAAATGGCGATGCAGCTCGGCTGTCTCGAACTGGATGAGGAGGACCTCGCACTCTGCACCTATGTGTGTCCGGGCAAGTACGAGTACGGCCCTATCCTGCGGGACAATCTCACCACGATCGAGAAAGAGGCTTGA